A window of the Virgibacillus pantothenticus genome harbors these coding sequences:
- a CDS encoding metal-dependent hydrolase, with the protein MKVSYHGHSVVQVQTDSHLILIDPFISGNEACDLDAETVTPDFILLTHGHNDHVGDTITIAKRTNAMIIAPNELAEFLRTKGLNVHPMHIGGKQTFEFGTVKFTQAFHGSAYTEDDGSVVYTGMPAGILLTVEGKTIYHAGDTGLFSDLKLIGEMNDIELAFIPIGDNFTMGPEDALIAAKWVNAKKVVPIHYNTFPVIEQDAEAFASQVEPGKGLAMAIGESVSL; encoded by the coding sequence GTGAAAGTATCTTATCATGGACATTCTGTTGTACAAGTTCAAACTGATTCCCATCTAATTTTAATTGACCCGTTCATTTCAGGCAATGAAGCATGTGATTTAGATGCAGAAACAGTTACTCCAGATTTTATTTTATTAACACATGGTCATAATGACCACGTAGGAGATACGATTACCATTGCTAAGCGAACGAATGCAATGATCATTGCTCCTAATGAATTGGCTGAATTTCTGAGGACCAAAGGTTTAAACGTACATCCAATGCATATCGGTGGTAAGCAAACATTTGAGTTTGGAACGGTAAAGTTTACGCAAGCATTTCACGGTTCTGCATACACAGAAGATGATGGATCTGTTGTTTATACAGGTATGCCTGCAGGTATTTTATTAACGGTAGAAGGAAAAACCATTTACCATGCGGGCGATACAGGTCTGTTCTCTGATTTAAAATTAATAGGGGAAATGAATGACATTGAACTTGCATTTATACCTATTGGCGATAATTTTACAATGGGACCAGAAGATGCGTTAATCGCTGCAAAGTGGGTAAATGCTAAGAAGGTTGTACCGATCCACTACAATACATTTCCGGTGATTGAACAGGACGCTGAAGCATTTGCTAGTCAGGTAGAGCCAGGCAAAGGACTGGCTATGGCTATTGGAGAATCAGTAAGTCTTTAA
- a CDS encoding prepilin peptidase: MEIVAFLFVALCGFVFGSFFVVVGIRLPKRESFVTERSRCPKCCKRLNWFELIPVLSFLCLKRKCGQCNHKISSIYPLMELLTAILFAMSYLIFGWKLELMVALLFSSLLIICLVTDLFYMMIPNRLLLFFLPLFIILRTVEPLEPWWDPFQGALVGLLLPLLVIILSRGGMGMGDMKLFGLLGLVLGTTKLLLCFVLACIIGAVIGVLLIAYQRVSLGKPIPFAPYIVIGAWIAYFNGDNLIDLYITRFITFY; this comes from the coding sequence GTGGAAATAGTTGCATTTTTATTTGTTGCTTTATGCGGTTTCGTGTTTGGTTCCTTCTTTGTTGTAGTAGGGATACGTTTACCGAAGCGGGAGTCATTTGTTACAGAACGATCTCGTTGTCCAAAATGTTGTAAACGATTAAACTGGTTTGAACTTATCCCGGTCTTATCTTTTTTATGTTTGAAGCGTAAATGCGGGCAATGCAACCACAAAATTTCTTCGATTTACCCTCTAATGGAACTACTAACTGCTATATTATTTGCAATGAGTTACCTCATCTTCGGTTGGAAACTAGAATTAATGGTAGCCTTATTATTTAGCTCTTTGCTTATCATTTGCTTGGTGACAGACCTCTTTTACATGATGATCCCCAATCGATTACTGTTATTTTTTCTCCCTTTATTTATAATACTTCGAACCGTAGAGCCACTTGAACCTTGGTGGGATCCATTCCAAGGAGCCTTAGTAGGTTTACTACTTCCATTATTAGTGATTATTTTGAGCCGAGGTGGAATGGGGATGGGCGATATGAAATTATTTGGGTTACTTGGCTTGGTGTTAGGAACAACAAAGCTACTGCTATGTTTTGTACTAGCATGTATCATTGGCGCGGTCATTGGAGTTTTATTGATAGCGTATCAGCGTGTAAGTCTTGGTAAGCCTATACCTTTTGCTCCATATATTGTAATAGGCGCTTGGATTGCCTATTTCAATGGCGATAATCTGATTGACTTGTATATAACACGCTTCATCACCTTTTATTAA
- a CDS encoding acetate kinase, with protein sequence MSNVLAINAGSSSLKFQLIRMPEEEVLAKGLVERIGLHEAIFEMKANGEQEKFVGDIPNHEEAVKKLLDGLKKSGVIQSFDEINAVGHRVVHGGEKFSDSVLITEQVIEGIEEISELAPLHNPAHLTGIHAFRRILPNVPMVAVFDTAFHQTMPPSSYLYSLPYNYYEDYGIRKYGFHGTSHKYVSQRAAELLGVPLENLRLISCHLGNGSSIAAIQGGKSIDTSMGFTPLAGLTMGTRSGDIDPALIPYIMEKTGKSASEVVHVLNKESGMLALSGFSSDLRDIEQKADEDPRAKLALDVFAERIHKYLGSYAAKMSGVDAIIFTAGVGENSVLIREKVLRGLEFMGVYWDPALNDTRGKEQFVNYPHSPVKVIIIPTNEEVMIARDTVRLTESN encoded by the coding sequence ATGAGTAATGTATTGGCCATTAATGCCGGTAGTTCATCTTTGAAATTCCAACTAATACGAATGCCAGAAGAAGAAGTTCTTGCGAAAGGACTTGTAGAACGAATCGGACTTCATGAAGCTATTTTTGAAATGAAAGCTAATGGGGAACAAGAAAAGTTTGTTGGGGACATCCCTAATCACGAAGAAGCTGTAAAAAAATTGTTAGACGGTTTAAAAAAATCGGGTGTCATTCAGTCATTCGATGAAATTAATGCAGTTGGACACCGAGTTGTACATGGAGGAGAAAAATTTAGCGATTCTGTGTTAATTACTGAACAGGTAATTGAAGGGATTGAAGAGATTTCTGAATTAGCACCGTTACACAATCCAGCGCATTTAACTGGAATTCATGCATTTCGCCGTATTCTTCCAAATGTGCCTATGGTTGCTGTTTTTGATACAGCATTTCACCAAACAATGCCACCTTCATCCTATTTATATAGTTTACCTTATAACTATTATGAAGATTATGGTATTCGTAAATACGGTTTCCATGGAACCTCACATAAATATGTATCACAACGTGCAGCGGAACTGTTAGGTGTACCGCTTGAAAACCTACGATTGATTTCTTGCCACTTAGGAAATGGATCTAGTATAGCTGCCATTCAAGGTGGAAAATCCATTGATACATCAATGGGCTTTACGCCGCTTGCAGGTTTGACGATGGGAACTCGTTCCGGAGATATTGATCCAGCACTTATTCCGTATATCATGGAGAAAACCGGAAAATCAGCTTCCGAAGTCGTTCATGTGTTAAATAAAGAAAGTGGAATGTTAGCTTTATCTGGTTTTTCTAGTGATTTGAGAGATATTGAGCAAAAAGCGGATGAAGACCCACGTGCCAAGCTTGCATTAGATGTATTTGCAGAGCGCATCCACAAATATTTAGGCTCTTATGCAGCAAAAATGAGTGGAGTCGATGCAATTATCTTTACTGCTGGTGTCGGAGAAAATAGTGTATTAATTCGTGAAAAAGTATTGCGTGGCTTAGAGTTTATGGGTGTGTACTGGGATCCTGCTTTAAATGATACGCGAGGAAAAGAACAATTCGTAAATTATCCTCATTCACCGGTAAAAGTAATCATTATTCCAACAAACGAAGAAGTAATGATTGCAAGAGATACCGTGCGTTTAACGGAATCAAATTGA
- a CDS encoding class I SAM-dependent methyltransferase, whose amino-acid sequence MKKSNVETLYEWMDELTGTIQEHMNETYLDSLIYAMEIMFHREVTIEFEEQLSSKLEKLLQTTSIDAFTIEEIRKANQLAILKGMKGSTQPQHMMTPETVALIIAYLSGKLMEDQKEIRIFDPASGTGNLLTTVYSQLSQVKQAYASEIDPTLIQLAAWNANMQKQQIEFFHQDSLQPFLLDPVDLIVADLPVGYYPDDIRSGNFELKAKEGHSYAHHLFIEQSLNYTIAGGYLLFVIPAFLFESDQAEQLKQFLHKHAHIVGILSLPDTAFQSDKHRKSIFILQKKGHHTTTPKQPLLVKMPSFSNTNAMGDILGQINNWFQTYKKRS is encoded by the coding sequence ATGAAAAAGTCAAACGTAGAAACGTTGTATGAATGGATGGATGAACTTACTGGAACGATTCAAGAACATATGAATGAAACTTATTTGGACAGCTTGATATATGCGATGGAGATCATGTTCCACCGTGAAGTTACCATAGAGTTTGAAGAGCAGTTATCTTCCAAGTTGGAAAAGTTGCTACAAACAACATCAATCGATGCATTTACAATTGAAGAGATAAGAAAGGCCAATCAGCTGGCAATATTAAAAGGAATGAAAGGCTCGACGCAACCACAGCATATGATGACTCCTGAGACAGTTGCTTTAATTATTGCTTATCTTAGCGGTAAGCTGATGGAAGATCAAAAAGAAATTCGTATATTTGATCCAGCAAGTGGTACCGGAAACTTACTTACAACGGTATATAGCCAACTATCTCAAGTTAAACAGGCATATGCAAGTGAAATTGACCCAACTTTAATTCAGCTAGCTGCTTGGAATGCGAATATGCAGAAGCAACAGATAGAATTTTTCCATCAAGATAGTTTGCAGCCTTTCTTACTAGATCCTGTTGATTTAATTGTCGCAGATTTACCAGTGGGATATTATCCCGATGATATCCGCTCTGGTAATTTTGAATTGAAAGCGAAGGAAGGTCATTCCTACGCGCATCATTTATTTATCGAGCAAAGTCTTAATTATACGATAGCAGGAGGGTACCTTCTATTTGTCATCCCAGCATTTTTATTTGAAAGCGATCAGGCAGAGCAATTAAAGCAATTTCTTCATAAACATGCACATATTGTAGGTATATTAAGCTTGCCTGATACAGCTTTTCAATCAGACAAGCATAGAAAGAGTATTTTTATACTACAAAAAAAAGGTCACCATACTACCACTCCTAAGCAACCATTATTGGTGAAAATGCCTTCATTTTCAAATACCAATGCAATGGGAGATATATTAGGTCAAATAAATAATTGGTTCCAGACGTACAAAAAGAGGAGTTGA
- a CDS encoding M24 family metallopeptidase codes for MDQRIETLLNKMEQSNMDSIFITSPANVYYITNYYTDPHERLVAVFLSKHSEPVLVLPAMEQEDAKNAGWDYSIIAYLDHENPWKMLAKSITEKETSPTTIGVEFNHLTLDRHVMLQQLLPRTEMMHAEELLANLRVIKNEQEYRRLKTAAELADFGIKTGVEALKDGVTELEIVAKIEYELKKQGVQAMSFATMALSGTKTASPHGNPSMKKVAQGDMVLFDLGVVYEGYCSDITRTVAFKSITEEQERIYNTVLAAEQKAIEAAQVGVAVGKLDQAARDYITASGYGAYFTHRIGHGLGIETHEYPSMHSENTLPLQPNMCFTIEPGVYVPNIGGVRIEDMIYMTDNGAETLTHFSKELIIVD; via the coding sequence ATGGATCAAAGAATAGAAACGCTTTTAAATAAAATGGAACAGAGTAACATGGATAGCATTTTTATCACTTCACCAGCAAACGTATATTACATAACCAACTACTATACGGACCCTCATGAACGTCTTGTGGCAGTATTTTTAAGTAAGCACTCAGAACCTGTTCTTGTTCTTCCAGCAATGGAACAAGAAGATGCTAAAAACGCTGGTTGGGATTATTCTATCATTGCATACCTAGATCATGAAAACCCTTGGAAAATGTTAGCTAAATCAATAACCGAGAAGGAAACTTCTCCAACTACCATTGGAGTAGAATTTAATCATTTAACATTAGATCGCCACGTTATGCTGCAACAGCTTTTACCACGTACAGAAATGATGCATGCAGAAGAATTATTGGCTAATTTAAGAGTAATTAAAAACGAGCAGGAATATAGACGGCTTAAAACAGCAGCAGAGCTTGCAGATTTTGGTATAAAAACGGGAGTCGAAGCGCTAAAAGATGGGGTAACTGAATTAGAAATCGTTGCTAAAATTGAATATGAACTAAAAAAACAAGGTGTTCAAGCAATGTCCTTTGCTACTATGGCTTTATCTGGAACAAAAACTGCCTCTCCACACGGTAATCCTTCTATGAAGAAAGTTGCTCAAGGGGATATGGTACTGTTTGACTTAGGTGTTGTTTATGAAGGATATTGCTCAGATATAACAAGAACTGTTGCTTTTAAATCTATAACAGAAGAACAAGAACGCATTTATAACACAGTTTTGGCTGCTGAACAGAAGGCCATTGAAGCAGCACAAGTTGGGGTAGCGGTAGGTAAATTAGACCAAGCAGCGCGTGACTATATTACCGCAAGTGGATATGGTGCCTATTTCACCCATCGAATTGGCCATGGATTAGGAATAGAAACGCATGAATATCCATCTATGCACAGTGAAAACACGTTACCTTTACAGCCAAATATGTGTTTCACTATCGAGCCAGGAGTCTATGTGCCCAATATAGGTGGTGTTAGAATCGAAGACATGATTTACATGACTGATAACGGCGCAGAAACTTTAACACATTTTTCAAAAGAGTTAATAATTGTAGATTAA
- the ald gene encoding alanine dehydrogenase, which yields MNIGVPKEIKNNENRVAMAPSGVLSLTKSGHQIFIETNAGLGSGFTDEQYEDAGATIVSSAKEAWGQDMVMKVKEPLPEEYDYFHEGQILFTYLHLAAEPELTKELVDKQVTAIAYETVQLANNTLPLLTPMSEVAGKMASQIGAQFLEKTKGGKGILLSGIPGVRRSKITIIGGGVVGTNAAKIAVGLGADVTLIDLNPERLRQLDDIFGFSINTMMSNPMNISVALAESDLVIGAVLIPGAKAPKLVTEEMVKNMSDGSVIVDVAIDQGGIFETSDHVTTHDNPTYTKHGVLHYSVANMPGAVPRTSTIGLTNVTVPYALQLANQGVVAACQNNEPLLKGVNTWKGFVTHSAVAAAHGLEYVDPHTLLEA from the coding sequence ATGAATATTGGAGTGCCAAAGGAAATAAAAAACAATGAGAATAGAGTAGCAATGGCTCCATCTGGTGTGCTTTCGTTAACAAAATCGGGACACCAAATATTTATTGAAACAAACGCAGGATTAGGATCAGGGTTTACCGATGAACAATATGAAGATGCTGGTGCTACGATTGTTTCAAGTGCCAAAGAAGCTTGGGGCCAAGATATGGTAATGAAAGTAAAAGAGCCTTTGCCAGAAGAATACGATTATTTTCATGAAGGGCAGATATTGTTTACATACTTGCATTTAGCTGCAGAGCCAGAATTGACAAAAGAACTTGTCGATAAACAAGTAACTGCTATAGCATATGAAACAGTGCAATTGGCAAATAATACATTGCCGCTTTTAACACCTATGAGTGAAGTAGCTGGGAAAATGGCCTCGCAAATCGGTGCGCAGTTTTTGGAGAAAACAAAAGGTGGAAAGGGTATTCTTTTAAGTGGGATCCCAGGCGTAAGGCGTTCTAAAATAACGATTATTGGTGGGGGAGTTGTAGGAACAAACGCAGCCAAAATTGCAGTTGGTTTGGGTGCGGATGTAACCCTTATTGATTTAAACCCTGAGCGCCTCCGACAGCTGGATGATATATTCGGATTTTCCATTAATACAATGATGTCAAATCCAATGAACATTAGTGTAGCATTAGCTGAGTCAGATCTTGTCATAGGTGCAGTGCTCATTCCTGGAGCTAAAGCGCCAAAATTAGTAACGGAAGAAATGGTGAAAAACATGTCTGATGGATCGGTTATCGTAGATGTAGCGATTGACCAAGGCGGGATTTTTGAAACGAGTGATCATGTAACGACACATGATAATCCAACGTATACGAAGCACGGGGTCTTACATTACTCGGTAGCTAATATGCCTGGTGCTGTTCCTAGAACGTCTACAATCGGATTAACTAATGTTACTGTGCCATACGCATTGCAATTAGCGAACCAAGGTGTTGTGGCAGCATGTCAAAATAACGAGCCGTTATTAAAAGGAGTAAATACTTGGAAAGGCTTTGTAACCCATAGTGCGGTTGCTGCCGCTCATGGCTTGGAATACGTAGATCCGCATACATTACTTGAAGCATAA
- a CDS encoding universal stress protein, translated as MKMKYKNIVVAVDGSEASEKAFKKSLDIAKRNDARLILAHVVDSRTFATAEAYDRTLAERADEYAKELLDSYVDNAKAAGLEDLVRCVEYGSPKVKIAKDIAKQFEADLIICGATGMNAVERFLIGSVSENITRYAKCDVLVVR; from the coding sequence ATGAAAATGAAATATAAAAATATTGTTGTCGCTGTAGATGGATCAGAAGCATCGGAAAAAGCATTTAAAAAATCACTTGACATTGCTAAACGAAACGATGCAAGACTTATTCTTGCGCATGTTGTTGATTCACGCACGTTTGCTACTGCAGAAGCATACGACCGCACTTTAGCAGAAAGAGCGGATGAGTATGCCAAAGAATTATTGGACAGCTATGTCGATAACGCGAAAGCAGCTGGTCTAGAAGATTTAGTTCGATGTGTAGAATATGGTTCTCCGAAAGTAAAAATTGCAAAGGATATTGCCAAACAATTTGAAGCAGATCTGATTATTTGTGGAGCAACTGGTATGAATGCGGTAGAAAGATTTTTAATTGGTAGCGTATCCGAAAATATTACGCGCTACGCTAAATGTGACGTCCTTGTTGTACGATAA
- the tpx gene encoding thiol peroxidase has protein sequence MANVTFQHEPVTLLGNEVKVGDQAPDFNVLTNDLKEVTLDDYKGKVKLISVVPSIDTGVCADQTKRFNEEAAAIGNVQVLTVSMDLPFAQKRWVTQHNIDQLDILSDHRDASFGHQYGVLIKELRLLARAIFVVDSNDKVNYVEYVSEVSNHPDYDAALEAAKKTN, from the coding sequence ATGGCAAACGTAACATTCCAACATGAACCAGTCACACTATTAGGTAATGAAGTAAAGGTCGGTGATCAAGCACCGGACTTTAACGTACTGACGAATGATTTGAAAGAAGTAACGTTGGACGATTACAAGGGAAAGGTTAAGCTAATTAGTGTTGTTCCTTCAATTGATACTGGGGTATGTGCTGACCAAACAAAACGTTTTAATGAAGAAGCTGCTGCAATAGGGAATGTTCAAGTATTAACCGTGAGTATGGATTTACCTTTTGCACAGAAGCGTTGGGTAACCCAACATAATATTGATCAACTTGATATATTATCTGACCACCGTGATGCGAGTTTTGGTCATCAATATGGTGTTCTTATAAAGGAATTACGCTTACTGGCGCGCGCTATATTCGTTGTTGATAGTAACGACAAAGTCAACTATGTAGAATATGTAAGTGAAGTAAGCAACCATCCAGATTATGATGCTGCTCTGGAAGCTGCTAAGAAGACAAATTAA